In a single window of the Larimichthys crocea isolate SSNF chromosome XVII, L_crocea_2.0, whole genome shotgun sequence genome:
- the ttr gene encoding transthyretin: MLQPLLRCLLLASAVLLCNTAPTPTDRHGGSDTKCPLMVKILDAVKGTPAGSVAFKVSQKTADGGWTHIANGVTDATGEIHNLITEQQFPAGVYRVEFDTKAYWKNEGSTPFHEVAEVVFEAHAEGHRHYTLALLLSPYSYTTTAVVTDAHQ; the protein is encoded by the exons ATGCTTCAACCACTGCTGCGCTGTCTGCTTCTAGcctctgctgtgctgctctgcaACACAGCCCCCACCCCCACG gacAGACATGGAGGCTCAGACACCAAGTGTCCTTTGATGGTAAAAATCCTGGATGCAGTGAAGGGGACTCCAGCTGGATCGGTTGCATTCAAGGTGTCTCAAAAGACTGCTGATGGGGGATGGACACATATCGCCAATGG AGTGACTGATGCCACAGGAGAGATCCATAATctgatcacagagcagcagttCCCAGCAGGAGTGTATCGTGTTGAGTTTGATACCAAAGCTTACTGGAAGAACGAGGGGAGCACACCATTCCATGAAGTAGCTGAA gtggtgTTTGAGGCCCATGCTGAAGGTCATCGTCACTACACTTTAGCCTTACTGCTCAGTCCGTACTCCTACACCACCACAGCCGTGGTCACAGATGCACACCAGTGA